One region of Eleutherodactylus coqui strain aEleCoq1 chromosome 5, aEleCoq1.hap1, whole genome shotgun sequence genomic DNA includes:
- the LOC136628919 gene encoding proteasome subunit beta type-11-like yields MALQSVCGWDATNSSQYLSHNLDLFPSHNVAIKPFPNFHQTCQGSSHHSDSGPPPPAHGTTTLAFLYAGGVAVATDSRSSAGKLVCSPDSRKAFLIHSHLLATTSGSSADCQFFGRALARECRLYKVRNGKMPSVRGAARMLSVLMMPFRGTDICAAFTLCGWDQNGPCICYVYNDGTRLCSDIISVGSGSPYAYSIIDEGYRPGLEEEEARQLARRAVCHAGRRDAYSGGFVDVYWVREGGCERDPREDQVKLYAKMEEDQKDMMQNKDKFKAGEQLQSKA; encoded by the coding sequence ATGGCACTGCAGAGTGTTTGCGGATGGGATGCTACGAATTCAAGCCAGTACCTATCTCACAACCTGGACCTGTTTCCGTCCCACAATGTAGCAATCAAACCTTTCCCTAACTTCCATCAGACATGCCAAGGCTCTTCCCACCATTCTGATTCTGGACCCCCACCACCGGCACATGGCACCACCACCTTGGCCTTCCTTTATGCTGGGGGTGTTGCAGTTGCAACTGATTCACGTTCCTCTGCTGGAAAACTTGTCTGCAGCCCAGATAGCCGCAAGGCTTTCCTAATTCACAGTCATCTGCTGGCAACCACCTCAGGAAGTTCTGCTGACTGCCAGTTCTTTGGTCGAGCTCTGGCCAGAGAATGCAGGCTCTATAAAGTTAGGAATGGAAAGATGCCAAGTGTTCGAGGAGCAGCCAGAATGTTGAGTGTCTTGATGATGCCATTCCGTGGAACTGATATCTGTGCTGCCTTCACCCTTTGTGGATGGGATCAGAATGGACCTTGCATCTGTTATGTATACAATGATGGAACCCGTCTTTGTTCTGATATCATTTCTGTAGGATCCGGTTCCCCATATGCATATAGCATCATTGATGAAGGTTATAGGCCTGGactggaggaagaagaagccCGTCAACTAGCCAGGCGGGCAGTCTGCCATGCAGGGAGGAGAGATGCCTACTCTGGAGGATTTGTGGATGTATACTGGGTTAGAGAAGGGGGATGTGAGAGGGATCCTAGAGAAGACCAGGTCAAACTTTATGCAAAAATGGAAGAAGACCAAAAGGACATGATGCAAAACAAGGACAAATTCAAAGCCGGAGAACAGCTCCAATCTAAAGCCTGA
- the LOC136628227 gene encoding proteasome subunit beta type-5-like, translating to MALASVVRSEGSLWPRDVPASCGLDAGGLSFQVVPGLGQGTAEPGIEFLHGTTTLAFKFRHGVIVAVDSRATAGSYIASQTVKKVIEINPYLLGTMAGGAADCSFWERLLARQCRIYELRNKERISVAAASKLLANMVYQYKGMGLSMGTMICGWDKRGPGLYYVDSEGNRVSGSVFSVGSGSMYAYGVLDRGYNYDLETEEAQELARRAIYQATYRDAYSGGVVNLYHVKEEGWLRVSQDDVADLHEKYKGMTDS from the exons ATGGCGCTGGCGAGTGTAGTGAGAAGTGAGGGCTCTCTGTGGCCCAGGGATGTCCCCGCCAGCTGCGGCCTGGACGCCGGCGGACTCAGCTTCCAGGTGGTCCCGGGACTCGGGCAGGGAACCGCTGAGCCGGGCATTGAGTTTCTGCACGGAACCACCACCCTGGCCTTCAAG TTCCGTCACGGAGTCATTGTGGCCGTTGACTCCAGAGCTACGGCCGGCTCTTACATCGCCTCACAGACTGTGAAGAAAGTTATCGAGATCAATCCATACCTGCTGGGCACAATGGCAGGTGGTGCCGCCGACTGCAGCTTCTGGGAGAGGCTCCTCGCCCGTCAGTGCCGCATCTATGAACTTAGGAACAAGGAACGTATATCTGTGGCTGCAGCCTCAAAACTACTGGCCAATATGGTATATCAATACAAGGGCATGGGCCTGTCTATGGGAACCATGATCTGTGGATGGGACAAGAGAGGGCCAG GTCTTTATTACGTGGACAGTGAAGGAAATCGAGTGTCTGGTTCCGTCTTCTCGGTGGGCTCGGGCTCCATGTATGCTTATGGCGTGTTGGATAGAGGCTACAACTACGACCTAGAAACAGAGGAAGCCCAAGAGCTTGCACGCCGCGCCATTTACCAAGCAACCTACCGTGATGCTTACTCAGGTGGAGTGGTGAATCTCTACCATGTGAAAGAAGAGGGTTGGCTACGTGTGTCACAAGATGACGTGGCTGACCTACATGAAAAGTACAAGGGGATGACTGACTCTTAA